A genomic window from Tolypothrix sp. PCC 7910 includes:
- the cobD gene encoding threonine-phosphate decarboxylase CobD — protein MQQPAHGGNLAWAAALAGCPPDAILDFSASISPLGPPDSAIAAIQSHIGNLRHYPDPSYSELRLALSHFHELPSEFILPGNGSAELLTLVGRELAELAATVVMTPAFGDYYRTLSAYNAQLLEFPVNWESEADLSLFLDKAQNLKEVGLLLNNPHNPTGKLFLRQSILPYLDQFGLVVVDEAFMDFLPPEEEQSLISLIQEYENLVVLRSLTKFYSLPGLRLGYAIAHPHRLSRWQLWRDPWPVNTLAAAAAIAALQDREFQQQTWLWLPPARNQLFGGLAAIPGLTPGKGAANFLLVESKESVSGLQQQLLKHHQVLIRDCLSFKELGDRFFRVAVRTQVDNQRLLTALHSVMSSEC, from the coding sequence ATGCAGCAACCTGCACACGGGGGGAATTTAGCTTGGGCAGCAGCGCTGGCTGGCTGTCCCCCTGATGCTATTCTGGATTTTTCTGCCAGTATTAGCCCTTTGGGGCCACCTGATAGCGCGATCGCGGCTATTCAGTCCCATATTGGTAATCTTCGGCACTATCCAGACCCTAGTTACAGTGAACTGAGATTAGCTCTCAGTCACTTTCATGAACTGCCTTCTGAGTTTATTCTGCCAGGTAACGGCTCGGCAGAATTACTTACTTTAGTAGGTCGGGAATTGGCAGAATTAGCCGCAACAGTTGTTATGACTCCAGCTTTTGGCGACTACTACCGAACTCTATCGGCATATAACGCTCAATTACTGGAGTTCCCTGTTAATTGGGAATCTGAGGCAGATTTGTCATTGTTTCTTGACAAAGCACAAAACTTAAAAGAAGTAGGGCTACTCCTCAATAATCCCCATAACCCAACAGGAAAACTTTTTTTGCGGCAATCAATTCTTCCCTACCTGGATCAGTTTGGTTTGGTAGTGGTAGATGAAGCGTTTATGGACTTTTTACCTCCCGAAGAGGAACAAAGTCTGATTTCGCTGATACAGGAATACGAAAATTTAGTAGTGTTGCGATCGCTCACCAAATTTTACAGTCTCCCGGGGCTGAGACTGGGATATGCGATCGCTCATCCTCACCGCCTATCAAGATGGCAATTGTGGCGTGACCCCTGGCCAGTAAACACGTTAGCGGCTGCGGCGGCAATTGCGGCACTTCAAGATAGGGAATTTCAACAGCAAACTTGGTTATGGTTACCCCCAGCAAGAAATCAACTCTTTGGGGGTTTAGCTGCTATCCCAGGGTTAACACCAGGAAAAGGTGCTGCTAACTTTTTACTGGTAGAGTCAAAAGAGTCTGTTTCTGGTTTACAGCAGCAATTACTCAAGCATCATCAGGTTTTGATTCGTGATTGTCTCAGTTTTAAAGAACTAGGCGATCGCTTTTTTAGAGTTGCTGTACGTACTCAAGTCGATAATCAACGCTTACTCACGGCGTTACACTCAGTTATGAGTAGTGAGTGCTGA
- a CDS encoding HU family DNA-binding protein translates to MNKGELVDAVAEKASVTKKQADAVLTAALETIIEAVSSGDKVTLVGFGSFESRERKAREGRNPKTNEKMEIPATKVPAFSAGKLFREKVAPPKS, encoded by the coding sequence ATGAACAAAGGTGAATTAGTTGATGCAGTAGCTGAAAAGGCTAGCGTTACAAAGAAGCAAGCAGACGCAGTTTTAACTGCTGCTTTGGAAACCATTATCGAAGCTGTTTCCTCTGGCGATAAGGTAACCCTAGTTGGTTTTGGTTCCTTTGAATCACGGGAACGTAAAGCCCGTGAAGGTCGTAACCCCAAAACTAATGAAAAGATGGAAATTCCCGCTACTAAAGTTCCAGCTTTCTCTGCTGGGAAGTTGTTTAGGGAAAAGGTTGCACCCCCAAAATCATAG
- a CDS encoding pentapeptide repeat-containing protein, translating to MKYWQLVASFVLALVLFLFPLSAEAASSSSITRSAGDELKGKDYSGQSLIGSEFTNVDLENANFSNADLRGGVFNGTVLQGVNFHGVDFSNGIAYLAKFRSANLSDAVLTDAMMLRSTFDDVDITGADFTNAVLDGVQVKKLCTKASGVNPKTGIDTRESLGCK from the coding sequence ATGAAATATTGGCAACTAGTAGCTAGCTTTGTCTTAGCTTTGGTTCTTTTTTTGTTTCCCCTATCAGCCGAAGCTGCAAGTTCTTCCAGTATTACCCGTTCTGCTGGCGATGAACTCAAAGGCAAGGATTACTCAGGGCAAAGCTTGATTGGCAGCGAATTTACCAACGTTGACTTAGAAAACGCTAATTTCAGTAATGCTGACCTCCGAGGCGGCGTGTTTAACGGTACCGTCTTACAGGGAGTAAATTTTCATGGTGTTGATTTTAGTAACGGCATTGCCTACTTGGCAAAATTCAGAAGCGCTAATTTAAGCGATGCGGTGTTAACAGATGCCATGATGCTGCGTTCCACCTTCGATGATGTAGACATCACAGGCGCAGATTTTACCAATGCTGTCTTAGACGGAGTCCAAGTTAAAAAACTTTGCACTAAAGCCAGCGGCGTAAATCCTAAAACTGGCATAGATACCCGGGAGTCTTTAGGGTGTAAGTAG
- the gcvT gene encoding glycine cleavage system aminomethyltransferase GcvT, whose protein sequence is MANQKIEITPSLLRTPLYQLGLKLKARFTNFSGWEMPVQYSGITREHEAVRNEAGMFDISHMGKFTLQGKNPIEHLQKLVPSDLNRLKPGQAQYTVLLNPQGGIIDDIIIYHQGEDSTGKQQVAIIVNAGTTDKDKAWLLEHLDLNAVEFQDLSQDKALIAIQGPKAVQYLQPFVEADLNPIKAFGHLQASVLGKPAFLARTGYTGEDGFEVMVDPEVGIELWQSLSEAGVIPCGLGARDTLRLEAAMALYGQDIGDTTTPLEAGLGWLVHLDTKGDFIGRAVLEEQKANGLKRRLVGLQMQGRNIARHGYQVLSSGKVVGEVTSGTLSPTLSYPIALAYVPSQVATIGQQLEVEIRGKAYPTVVVKRPFYRSKNRV, encoded by the coding sequence GTGGCTAATCAAAAAATAGAAATCACCCCATCTTTGCTGCGAACCCCTTTATACCAGTTGGGGTTGAAACTCAAAGCCCGCTTTACTAACTTTAGTGGCTGGGAAATGCCAGTGCAGTATTCTGGCATTACTCGCGAACATGAAGCTGTAAGAAATGAAGCAGGAATGTTCGATATTTCCCACATGGGTAAATTTACTCTTCAAGGTAAAAACCCTATTGAGCATCTACAGAAGCTAGTTCCATCAGACTTAAACCGCTTAAAGCCAGGTCAAGCGCAATACACTGTATTATTAAATCCCCAGGGTGGAATTATTGATGACATCATTATTTATCACCAAGGAGAAGACAGTACTGGTAAACAGCAAGTAGCGATTATTGTTAATGCTGGAACTACAGATAAAGATAAAGCTTGGTTATTAGAACACCTAGATTTAAATGCTGTAGAATTCCAAGATTTATCACAAGACAAAGCTTTAATCGCTATACAAGGGCCAAAAGCTGTTCAATATCTTCAACCTTTTGTAGAAGCGGATTTAAATCCTATTAAAGCCTTTGGCCATCTCCAAGCATCTGTACTAGGAAAACCTGCCTTCCTCGCCCGCACTGGTTACACCGGAGAAGATGGGTTTGAGGTAATGGTCGATCCAGAGGTCGGTATAGAACTTTGGCAAAGTCTTTCTGAAGCTGGTGTCATTCCTTGTGGGTTGGGTGCGAGAGATACTCTGCGCCTAGAAGCAGCAATGGCACTTTATGGGCAAGATATCGGCGACACCACCACCCCCTTAGAAGCGGGTTTGGGTTGGCTAGTTCATTTAGATACCAAAGGCGATTTTATTGGTCGTGCTGTTTTAGAAGAACAGAAAGCTAATGGATTAAAGCGCCGTTTGGTAGGTTTACAGATGCAAGGCAGGAATATTGCCCGTCATGGTTACCAAGTATTATCTTCAGGTAAAGTAGTAGGGGAAGTTACCAGTGGGACACTGTCGCCTACACTCAGTTATCCCATTGCCTTAGCTTACGTACCTTCCCAGGTTGCAACTATTGGTCAGCAACTGGAAGTAGAAATTCGCGGTAAAGCTTATCCCACAGTTGTAGTTAAACGTCCTTTTTATCGATCAAAAAATCGGGTTTGA
- the gcvH gene encoding glycine cleavage system protein GcvH: MSFEYPQDLRYLDTHEYVRLEGEIATIGITEFAVDQLGDVVFLELPEVGDAITKGDTFGSIESVKAVEDLNAPVTGTVIERNDDLIDSPEQVAEDPYGEAWLVKVRVNDPDEIHDALNADEYRAQVEGE; encoded by the coding sequence ATGTCTTTTGAATATCCTCAGGATTTAAGATACCTGGATACTCATGAATACGTGCGCTTAGAGGGCGAAATTGCTACTATCGGCATTACTGAGTTTGCTGTCGATCAATTAGGTGATGTCGTATTCTTGGAATTGCCAGAAGTTGGCGATGCTATTACCAAAGGTGATACCTTTGGCTCGATTGAATCAGTCAAAGCTGTAGAAGACCTGAATGCACCAGTTACGGGCACAGTTATAGAACGCAATGATGATTTGATAGATTCTCCAGAACAGGTGGCTGAAGACCCCTACGGCGAGGCTTGGTTAGTCAAAGTTCGAGTCAACGATCCTGATGAGATTCATGATGCTTTAAATGCAGATGAATATCGCGCCCAAGTAGAAGGGGAGTAA